From a single Solanum dulcamara chromosome 4, daSolDulc1.2, whole genome shotgun sequence genomic region:
- the LOC129886545 gene encoding uncharacterized protein LOC129886545, translating into MASSRDQMEKMKSRQNYRNHWHTDLMRTTETDPLYCCFSLWCAPCASYLLRKRALYNDMSRYTCCGGYMPCSGRCGESHCPEFCLCTEVFLCFGNSVASTRFMLQDEFNLQTTKCDNCIIGFMFCLQQLACICSIIACLTGSEEIQDASQLLNCLSDIVYCTVCSCMQTQHKVEMDKRDGKFGPRPMSVPPVQQMSRLDQPGPPSVGYPPMQQPHGYPPQPHGYPPQQQQLPGYPPPQQQPQGYPPPQQQPQGYSPPQQQPQGYPSPQQQPQGYPPSNYPPPGAGYPRSDYLQ; encoded by the exons ATGGCGTCATCTAGAGATcaaatggagaagatgaagtCACGTCAGAATTATCGGAATCATTGGCACACTGATCTTATGCGAACCACTGAGACTGATCCTCTTT ATTGCTGTTTCTCGCTTTGGTG CGCTCCATGTGCATCATATCTCCTCCGCAAACGAGCTCTGTACAATGATATGTCTAG ATATACATGTTGTGGAGGCTATATGCCTTGTAGCGGCAGATGTGGAGAAAGCCATTGCCCTGAATTTTGTCTTTGCACGGAG GTTTTTCTTTGCTTTGGAAATTCTGTTGCTTCAACACGTTTTATGTTGCAAGATGAGTTCAATCTGCAGACAACAAAATGTGATAATTGCATAATA GGATTCATGTTTTGCCTTCAGCAGTTAGCATGCATATGTAGCATTATTGCTTGTCTTACTggaagtgaagaaattcaagatGCTTCTCAGCTTCTGAACTGCTTGTCGGACATTGTTTACTGCAC GGTTTGTAGCTGTATGCAG ACACAGCACAAGGTTGAAATGGATAAAAGAGATGGAAAATTTGGACCACGCCCAATGTCAGTGCCACCTGTGCAACAAATGTCTCGGTTAGATCAGCCCGGTCCCCCTTCAGTTGGATATCCACCAATGCAGCAACCTCATGGATACCCCCCACAACCCCATGGTTAtccaccacaacaacaacagcttCCCGGTTACCCACCACCTCAGCAGCAGCCTCAGGGTTATCCACCACCACAGCAGCAGCCTCAAGGTTATTCACCACCACAGCAGCAGCCTCAGGGTTACCCATCACCACAGCAGCAGCCTCAGGGTTACCCACCATCCAACTATCCCCCACCTGGTGCTGGATATCCCAGATCTGATTATCTTCAATGA